In the genome of Impatiens glandulifera chromosome 6, dImpGla2.1, whole genome shotgun sequence, the window TCTAGaatagttattacataagttgtatttcTATCTCTTGTGTATTCTAAACCGATCAATGTATCGGTTTCTATTATGTAACCTCTTTAATGATTATCTGTTTTCTAAACTTGATAACCGGGTAAAAAAACCGCAATATTAGAATATCTATCTGACTAACTGGTTAATATCGATAAATTACTTCGttgaaaaatccggtcaaactCGAAAACCGCATCATCGTAGTTAATAAACCGCTTCATCTAAATAACGGTTACAAGAAGAACCGCTTCAtcgccggttaaataaccgcaatGAAAAACACAATCAAAATTGCCGCTCAAAAACTTTGGAGGAAAAATTCCTGCCAATGGATTCCCGCCTATAGTTTCCCGCCCACGAAAATTCGCgacggttggaattccaaaccgcgactataaatatggtccttagtcattttatttcattctcacgctaatcggctttctctctctagctttcaGCTTTCTCAAATCTCTCAAATCTTTACTCTCTTGATCTCTCGGTTCGATTATCTAAAATGGGTCGCGATTCAGTGctgttcaaacacatcatccaAGTCGACTTCGAGGAAATTCGGGCAAACGGTTCGACTCAGGCAAAGCAGGTGTTAACCCGGATCTCCGAGTCTGGTCTCAAACACTTTCTGGGCGGCCCATTCGTATTATACCAGGATGCGGTCAATGAATTTTTCCTAACTGCATTCATCACCGAAGGATCAATAATTGCAACCATAGGCGGTCAACGGCTCGAATTGACGGAGGAGTCGGTCGCTAAAATACTACATCTACCATCCGAAGGGAGCAACTTCTCGGCGGCCTTAGATGAGGAGACCTTCGAGACAGCTTTCCAGGTTCTTTCGGAAACAGCGGTTCCTACCGTGGTATCCGGATAAAAATCATCTCTTCGACCGGAGTACAAACCGCTGtgtgatattttcacaaaatcggTCCAAGCAAGAGGAGGGAACTTTGACAGTCTCACCCAAGCAAAGATTGAGATGCTTGCCGGTTTGGTCAACGACATCAAAATCAACTAGGCTAAGGTAGTTTTCACAAACCTGTGTGAAATGGTAGATCAGACATCcactcggtcatggggatacgctaTCCCACTTGGTAAAATAATGCGTCATTTCAACATTAACACCTGCCCTGGTGTTCTCATCGCCCCTAGCAAAATTATAAAGTCTCATCAATTCAAGGACAAGAAAGGCAAAAagaaggcctccggttctacagGTGTCCGAAAGAAGAAGACAACCAGTAAGAATGTAGctccggtcaaagaaaaatccggaagcaagaaagATAGACAACCAACCGGATCGACTAATCCGATGTCCGACACCCCCAACACTGAAGACTCGGCATCCAGCTCTGGCCGAACCGTTTCACAAAATATCGGAGGAGATCAATCCGGTAAGGGGAAAGGACCGATAGTCGAGGAACAATCGGTCtgacatgatgatgatgatgccaGCTCGGACAGACTTTGGGAGGAAGAATCTGCGGATGAAACAACATTGCAAACGGCCGAGGAGCTCGTCAGCAGAAATATGGACGAGATACATCAGCAGGCTTGCGCGGCATCCGAAGTGTTCTATCAATGGGTCCGGTACCGACATCGGATACTCTACAAAAACATGCTACTGGATCTCACCGTTAGCCAAAAATTCGAGAAgttggttgagatggaggaggaggtCATCAGCCTCACAAAGACTCAAGACGTCACAACCGCCCTAAGACGAAACaggatggtcgaaccgcatgctcGGTTACAAAGGCTCATTGAACACATTCAACGCCTCCAAGAAAAGCATATTCCGGGGACACCGGATTCCTCACTTGAATTGTTGGTGTTGAACTTGCTAGTGGTCAAAGAAAGGGACCTGACCGAGGAGATAGCGCGGCTTGAAGCGGAGCCCGACCACCAAGAAACATCGAACTTATCCAGATCCCCTCCTGAGGATGTTGGCGGTCAGAATCCGACCGATAAAGAAAATCCTCTCCTCCACCGGATCATAATATCAACATAACCGAAGTCAGGAAAAGTACACCTCTCACCGACCAGCGAGCATCTGTTCAAACTGGAGATTCGGAACCAGACATAACGGAAGAAAGGGTAAAGGCCGTCATTGAAGAATTTGTCAATGACGCGGTTCAGCCatggaagaagaaaatcaaagaaaccgcgGATAAAGCAATCGAGATGGCCGAGACAACAAAGGATGATCTAAACAAGGCGGTCGACCGGATCACGTCCGTTGAAACAAATTACGGTAATACGGATCAACTGTACGACGGTCATATTGACCGAACAAAGGCATTGGAGGATATAACTTCGAAGCTGGTGACCGACCTCGCTTCGGTCAGCCAAATGGTCGCTATGATGGAACGATCTCAAGAAACAACCGATCAAAGGTTGAcgaaggtcgatgaggacctggcTCGATCTGCTGCTCAAACCGGCTCTACACTTGAGAGGGTAATGACActtgaagaaaagaatgccaagcttgaagccgatctcaaagcggtcaccgaacaggtggcaAAGTTAATAGCGGCTAAGCTGGCTACCGATAAGGCACTTGAGGAGGCGAATGCTCTCGCGGCTCAGAAGCTCCAAGATGCCCTAGACGAGCAGACCCGAATACAGAAGGAAACGGCAGCGACAGATGCAAACATAGCCGGACATCTGCAAAATATAGAGAATAGTGCACCGGCCATAGCAGCGTCCATAACAACCCAACAAGCCAAAGATGCTACCCGGCTAAAGGTCCAACAAGAAACGTATAACAAGTTcgccaaggctcacaagaagtccaaggcGGTTGCTTCCCCTTCCGTTCCGATTACACGAAAGAGGAAGGCTGCTGAGAAAAGGGCGGAAATCGCGACACTGTTGGGCAGAGTCACCGATACGGTTGTTGAACCTCAATTTAACCCAGCTTTGCAAGCCGATGATGATTTCGAAGAAGAGCTCGATCCACAGTTCAGAAGACAAAAGGGTTTTGATGCGGTTCCAATTAGATCGATTGCTCAACCGATCTCTCCCTTCACCGACAACTTAGGCGGTCAAAGATCCTCTTCCAGGCCGGTTCCGGTGGTCAAAGGGAAAACAACCGATGAACTGCTGGAACATTTCCTGCCGCCTAaatcgaagaaataggggcttcaTTTACCTTCTTcacttatgtttatttcggttttatatatatagtatttttgccttagcatatttcttatatatataaagtgatttttggaaaccggcatacatttgcattcttacatgattttgaatattttaaataaaataatcaaaaagggagaaattgataagataaaagataaaaaaatttcaaaatttttctcaaaattttccaaaatttttcgaaaaattctcccaagtcagtttccaaaaatccggccaaataaactcttaaaaacgaaaccggcctacatttgcattcttacatgaatttgaatattttaaataaaataatcaaaaagggagaaattgttagataaaattagatcggttaaataaaacttaacaaaaacaaatcccttgtgcaggaacaggcaaagaattcaaccggtcaaagaactcaaccggttaagaaactcaaccggtcaagcaatcaaaccgaccaaaaacctgaccgaacaagaaagacaagatcggtcaaatcagaaggccagaatcattgaacagtcggtcaatcagaagctatggaaaaaccggaagtcatccggttaacataaacaaccgaccagtataaaaagacacttcgagtatttgttgagaatgataccaaaggaatagacttagtattgccatatttat includes:
- the LOC124943458 gene encoding uncharacterized protein LOC124943458, with the translated sequence MDEIHQQACAASEVFYQWVRYRHRILYKNMLLDLTVSQKFEKLVEMEEEVISLTKTQDVTTALRRNRMVEPHARLQRLIEHIQRLQEKHIPGTPDSSLELLVLNLLVVKERDLTEEIARLEAEPDHQETSNLSRSPPEDVGVRKSTPLTDQRASVQTGDSEPDITEERVKAVIEEFVNDAVQPWKKKIKETADKAIEMAETTKDDLNKAVDRITSVETNYGNTDQLYDGHIDRTKALEDITSKLVTDLASVSQMVAMMERSQETTDQRLTKVDEDLARSAAQTGSTLERVAKLIAAKLATDKALEEANALAAQKLQDALDEQTRIQKETAATDANIAGHLQNIENSAPAIAASITTQQAKDATRLKVQQETYNKFAKAHKKSKAVASPSVPITRKRKAAEKRAEIATLLGRVTDTVVEPQFNPALQADDDFEEELDPQFRRQKGFDAVPIRSIAQPISPFTDNLGGQRSSSRPVPVVKGKTTDELLEHFLPPKSKK